The Methanosarcina barkeri MS DNA window GGAAAATTTACGACGTCACCGACAAGTGCTTTTGATGTGATTTCCGGAAAAAGCTGTCCGATAATATTTTGTTCAGTTTTTTCAGGATAGACATCCCTCTGATTAATTGCCTCATTCTTCGAAGATTCAACCTCTTCTGAAATAATCTGCTCTAAATTCTCCTGATCTTTTTTAATTAAGCTCCCCCCATTTGGAATTAGAGAATAAAGATGAAAAGACGTACAAATTATACAAGTTTATCATATGTGACGACATAATGAACAGGTGGGAAATTCAAAGGCATTTTTATCCATAGAAAACCACATCCGAAAGTGGTAGTTGTGGATAGGAAAATACAATCGGAATCGTACAACAGGAAATGATCTTTTTGCGTTAAAATGAATATTGTAATTTTACAAATAAAAACCCTACTCAACTGATAGAAGAAGCCAGGGAAGATGTCAAATCGGGCAGACTAATGGATAAACAACGAATCTTTGAATAATTCCTAAGATATGTAGCGTTTTTAAATACAGCGAAAATCGTACCGAATACCAGGGCCTAAAAATTGCAGGTATAGCATCCGTTTTCACGAATTTTTACATAGACGTCCCCATATTGAGAATCAACATGTCTAGACCCGCTAGTCAAATATCAAATTTAGAAAACAAGGTAATTCAAGAGCTTAAAAGTGAAGTTTTACAGTTCAGAAAATCCACGGATGAGAAAACATCCATGGAAACGAGGAATATCCATGGAGACGAGAGAAAATCCATGGAAAACAAGATTCTGGATATTATAGCAAGCTAAATGGGCGTTTTGAAACGGGGGTGATGATTTTAAAGAAAAGTATCAGCGGCATTTTTAAAGCATGAAAAACGATACTGCATACAAAAAATAGATTAAAAATATAAAAAACCGATTACATTAGGCGTTTTCATAAAACTTGAATTTCATTACGAATTTAAGGAATATGGGAACAATAGAAAACATAAACTAAAAACAGGTATATAAGGACTCTTTATTGGTTGCTTAACAAGATTTGACAGTAGAAAAACCAATTAAAATAGAAAGAGTTATATGTTTGAGTAAACATATCACCATCGTGGGCCAACCCAAAGTATCAAGACCAAACAAAAAAATCCTGTGAACTGTCTCAGCCGATTTCGAATCCTCTTTATTAGGAAGCAGGAATTCGCATCGGCCAGCCCACGTTTTTTCTATTATTACGATCTCGTTTTCTGTGCTTGTATTCCTCTTTTAACCAAGTCGTCTTTAGGTATTTCAGGTAGAGGATTATCCTCAAATCCTTTTATGATATTGAATTTTTGAGTTTTATATTATACGAATTATAAAATAATAAGATGTTAAGTTTATATGAAAAATAACTCAGAAATTGTGGTAGCTGGATAATTACGGTAATTGAAGATTTCTTTGGTTTTTGTTTCTGGCGGCGGGTTTTTGTTAGGAGGGGGCGGGGCGGTGGACTTATTTTTTGGGTGGGTTTTTGAGTTCACTTATGAGAATTCTGCAGGTTAATAGCGATAATAAGCATTTCTTAGTTGGGTGGATAAAATGAATCTATCAAACTTTGTAATAATAGTCCCCTTTTTGATTTTTTCATTTTAACTACTGTAATTCACTTAAATAGCTTTCATCATAATGATCAGTTTAGATCTAAACCTTTCATTATAATGAAAAGTATAAAGGAAGAAGAAGGATCAGGTATGTTTTTGTGTGGAAAATGATTCTTGGAGTGGAATGATTATGAATGAGTGTACTTGATTGTGAAATTATTCATTCGAGAAGCCATTTCCATACCGGTTTCAAAATAATTTTTTTTCCTCCTGCATCAAGTATGTCGTCCTCTTCAAACGTCAGGATAAGCCCACTGTCCAGTTTATAAGTCGTCATTGCCTCTATTAATCCTTCAATTTCTCTCTTTCTTGTTTCTGGACTGTTCAGGTCCACTGAAACCTGAATTGCTTCCTTGATCCGCATCCCTTCCCTCAGCACAAAATCACATTCCTTTTTTTCGGAATGATAATACAGTTCTTTTTCTCTTCTAAGAAGTTCAACAAAGACCAGGTTTTCAAGCCTCTGCCCTTTGTTTTCGGAAAAATTGAAAGCTACTGTTTTCAGGAAACTGTTGTCAATCGTGTAGATTTTTGAAGACGATACCTTCTGCTTTTTCAGTGAGTAGTCAAACCTGGGGAGCTGGTAGAGTAAAAACACATTCTGGAAGTAATCAAGGTAGTTTTTGATCGTACTTAAACTCTTTATTCCGGTTATTTTTCTCAATGTGGGATAGGAATACGCTCTGCCCACATTGGAAAGCAGGAACAGAACCAGGTCCTTAAGAGCTCTTACCTCTTTTATATTGTAGCGGACCAGAACGTCTTTGTTCAGGATATCTTCGAAATACCCTCTGGATAGCTCAAGGTCCCCACTTATCAGGACAAGCGGAAAGCCTCCTTTTTCGAAGTATTCCAGAAAATAGCTAAATATCTCAGCTTTTCTGGAGCTTGTAAGCATGCCAGATTCTATTTTTTCTCCTGTGATTTCGATACCCTTCAGACGCAGTAACTCCCTGAAGGAGAAAGGAAAGAGTTTGAGCACTTTGTTTCTTCCGGTCAAAAATGTAGAAATTTCTGAACTGAGAAGCTGGGAATTCGAGCCTGTAGCAAACACTTTTTTGCCTTCTTTGTAGAGGTTGTTCAGCCACCTCTCCCAGAGTGGCACATTCTGTATTTCATCAAAAAAATAATACACCTGCCCTGTTCCGCTTTTGTCCAGCTCCTCCCTATAAAACTCAATTATGAGGTCCTGCAAATCCTGAAAATTCTTAACTTCAAAATCCGAAAGCCGGATATCATCAAAGTCCACATAAAACTTAACTCCTTCCAGCTGCCCGGCTATCAATTTCAAAAGCGAACTCTTCCCACACCTCCTGATCCCCGAGATGATAACGATTTCATTTCCCCGGAGGTATCTCTCAAGATCTATATCGCGGTAAACAAGCTCCTCCACTTTCCTGAAAGATTCTTGCTGATCGATTATTACCTGTCGAAGCTGGCTTTTCTCCATCTAAGTTAGATATCTGAAAGCTGGTTTATATAGTTTTCTTTGGCATTTTACTAGTGTTTATAAAAGAATGTGAAATTGTAATGTAAAGTTTAAAAAGAGATATCTAAGTTTAATCACCTTCCTTGGGTCTGTAATCTCTAACAAAATCAACGAGATTCCACAGGAGTGAAAACGTTTATGAAAATTTCCGGCGGCGGGCTTTTTGTTTGGAGGGGAGACGGGCGGTGGACTTATTTTTGGAGGCGGGTTTTTTGAATCGATTTTTTGAGTGAACCACGCCCGTAAGCCCAATTTTGAAGAATTTCTGAACTCAGGGCTGGTTAGAAGAATTTCGATGAATCTTAAAATGGGGTACCATACGACTGCGAAGCAGGCGGCGAAGACCGAAAAAGATTGAAAATTACCTTGAAATTTGATATGTAATGACAAAAATAATCAGAGATACCATCATCAGACCAAAAACAGTTTCTCCCATTACTAACGGTTGCATTAACGTTATTGATATATCAGGCTGTATATTTGGAAAACTGTATCCTGTAAAGGTAGTGAGACTAAAGTAGAGATAGTCAATCAGTTTGACTTCTCTCCCTTGAACAATTATACCATTTATCTTCCAGAAACAAAAACCAAATAGAATAATACCAATCATAGAAGAAAAAATAGGATTCCAAATTTGGTCTCCATGCCCTGCTAAAACTTTTAGGATAAATCCGTCAAAAACTCTTGCTCTAATATTATTCTTAAAGCCGCCCTTTGTAAGTAAAAGTTTTCGATAAGACTCATTTGCCCTATAATGAGAATGTTTTGCTTGAAGACTGTCACCATTGGATGAATAAAAGTTATATAATTTTGTATATATTTCGAAGGACGATTCATAAAGAAGTTCTTTCCTATATGAAGATAAGAAATCTGCAAATTCAAAAAGAAATTCTTTCCTATCGTCAAATAAGAAATCTGCGTTTACAATAGCTATCATGTAGTTTTTTAGTACTGGTATTTTGTTCCAAAGAGAAATATTTTCATTAGGCTTTTTATAAAATACTAAATCATCGAATTTTTCCTTAATTTTATAAGAAATTTCCCCTTTTTGATATGCATCAATTAAATCTTTGTAGAAAATAACTTTGAAAATATTAAGTGATTTACCATAACCGATATACCTTATAATTTCTGCTTTATTTAAAGCATTTAATACAAAAACGGAATCACTCTCAAAGTCCTCAATTTTTTTGACGTCAAAAATAATTTGTTTATTTAATATAAATAGAAATAGTTTTTCAGTAGAGAGAGTATCTGCAACGAATTCGTTAATCTCTTTTTCACTAATCTTAGTAGACTTAAAGAAAATGGCATTTCTAAACGTCTTTGTTTCATCAACATATGAGCTAGATATATTTGAACCTATGAGCTTAGTATCTTCTAAAATGGATTTAGAATCAAAAATAGTGCCTACTAAAGATGCCTGTCTTATATCAGCATAACTAAGATCTGCTCCACTCAGATCTGAATAAGCTAAATCAGATTTTGAAAGATCAGAATAAAGTAGGTTCGCTTCAATTAATTTACATCCTCTTAAATTTGCATTTTCGAGAGTAGCATATTTCAAATTTACTCTGCTAAGATTCGCACCACTCAAGTCTGAATTTGTTAGATTAGCATATCCTAAGTCAGCATTCTGAAAATTTACTGTAGTGAGACTATAATTTTCTAATCTTGCGAATATCAAGCATGCTCCTTTTAAATTGGTTCTGAAAAATTTTGCTCCCTGCAAATCAGCTCTTGGTAGATGTGCATCTTCTAAATTCGCTTCTTTTAAATCTGAACCTTGAAAATTTGCGGAATCTAAGTTAGCTTTTCTTAAATTTGCTTTATAAAAAGATGAGCCCTTTAAATTAGCTAAAATTAAATTAATGCCTCGTAAATCAGCGTAGTTTAAATTGACTTTTTGAAGGAAAACACCCAAAATTTTGTTATCTTTTAGAAAATTTAGCTGATCCTGGGATGGTTTCTTTCCTTCGATTTTCTGATGCCAGTAACAATATTCACTACCTTCTTCAGATTCAAGAGGACATTTAAAGTTGTCATAAGTACCTTTGAACTTATACTTGCATCTACCCATTAAACTGTCTCCTATACTTTCAAAAAAATGCAAAAGCTATTTAAATCAATCTAAAAAATCTAGATTTGAAAATATTGCATTAATTTCAAAGACTAAAAGACTATAATGAAAAATTAAAATTTCCTATCTCTTTTAGCAAACTGTCTATACTCTTATCCAAAATAATTCTCCTCCAACTTCTCCCCCCTTCCCTCCTGCTCTCTCGCATAAGCCACATACTTCCCGCTCTCCTTATCGAAAACGAACCTGTAAACCGTTTTGAAATAGGCCCAGTATTTAACATACTGATATCTCGCATCGCTCAGCGTAACATTTACCGAACCATTTTCTTCCGAAATGCTGTAAACAGGATAATCGATTTCCTGAGGAACGGCTGTGCTGTAGAGTTTTCCGGCTCTTTCAACGTATGCGGAGGCGTCGGGAACGGCGCCGGTCACGTTGATTTTTTCGATATAATCGCTTTTTTCGATCCCGGACCAGTAGCTCACTTCCATAATCCTGTAATGGGTGGAGTTATACGAATACGCGGAAATGAACTTCCCTACAGACGAAGGATATGTATCCTGATAGCTGATTTTTGCGCCTTCCGAGCCGGAAATATAATTCACAAGAAATAGTTTTGCCACCGGCAGGACCGCAATCCAGACCACAAGCACAATTAAAAGCGCGGGATAGAGTTTGCTCCGGTTTTTCGTGACAAGGGCACAGAAATTATTGAATTTTCCCTTCCACTTTCCGCGGCTTTTCATGTAAGCCACAAGTAAAAAGAAAATGGGCAGCAAGGGAAGAATATTTGCCAGCGGATCGAAAAAATAAATGGCTCCGAGAGTAGATGTTTCAGTGCTAAACGGATAAAAGGGACGCATTTTCCAGCTTGTAGCGTAATCAAGGTAGACATGGGAAAATATGGCTGCAAAGCCGGCGGCTGTAAACAGGCGGTCTTTTGTTTTAATCCAGATGAAAAGCGTGACAAGCAGGATGAAAAGGATTGAGTGCAGGAACTCCCTGTGGCCGAGAAGATAGAAAAGCTGGTTTCGCGCTTCGTGGCTTACGCTGCCGCTGATGAGAGCAAACAGGAAGTATGGGATAAAATCCAGGTCAGGAAGAATTGCCAGAAAACCGAGAGCATTTCGCTTTTTTCCTTTGAAGCCGAGAGCCAGGGCAATCAGAAAGCCGATTCCCAGGTGGGAGAGTGAATTTACCATTTACTTTCTTCCTCAACCAATTTTTATCTTTATTTAGTTTTTAACTTCACTCCTGCCTCTACTGCACTTTTATTTTTATTGTTACCTGTAATCTTATATTTAACACATCAAAGCTTTCTTGGAGATCCTGAATACATTTCTTCAAAAATATCTACAGTTTGTATCTTTTACATTTAAATAGTTTGATGATAATTATATTTTGCACTTTGAATTGCCAGATGCAATTTGATATGTGTTCGAAGAGACTCAAAGCAGATTGATCTGCAGCGAGAAATGTTCAGGGATAAAATTGTTTACGATAGAGCAATTTGAACAGATTCCTGTAACATAACTAAGGGGTAAAGCGTTTCGCGGGGCAGAATTTGTAGTGGGATCATTTGTAGTGAGGTCATTTGTAGGTGATCTTTTGTAGTGAGATCATTTGTAGGTGATCTTTTGTAGTGTGATCTTTTTACTGATAAGTATAGATCTACATTTAATTCGGATTCCATAACAAATTTTGCAAAACCGGCGATCAATAAGAGGGTAAAACAACATGACTAAAGGATTATACAAATTACCGGATTTGAAATATGGATATGGCGACCTAGCACCTTATATGTCCGAAGAGCAACTCAAGTTACATCATGACAAGCACCACCAGGCTTATGTTACTAATGCAAATGCAGCTATAGAAATGATGGACAAAGCAAGGAAAGAAGGGACTGACTTTGATTATAAGTCAACTGCAAAAGCCCTTTCTTTCAACCTGGGTGGGCATATCCTTCACAATTACTTCTGGTGGGAGATGACCCCTGAGAGCAATGCGAGCAAAGAGGCCGTGGGTGAACTGGCCGAGGTGATCAAAGATAACTTCGGAAGTTTTGACAGGTTTAAAAAGGAGTTTACCCAGGTTGCATCAAGCGTTGAAGGTTCCGGATGGGCAGCCTTAACCTTCTGTAATGATACAAATAGACTTATGATCATGCAGATCGAAAAGCACAATGTAAATGTAGCTCCGGATTACCCTATCCTCATGGCGCTCGATGTGTGGGAGCACGCTTACTATATTGATTACAAGAACAATAGAGGTAAGTTCATAGAAGGATTCTGGAATATCCTCAACTGGGAAGAAATCGATAAATATTTCACGAAAATCCAGAAGTAACCAGAAAGTTGCTTTTTAAAGATTTCATGCTATTCCGATTACGTTTACCATTATTGGAAAAATAAGTAATCGGAATCAAATTATTTTTTCGGAATCAGATTATTTTCAGGGGTAGTTTTTTATTGAGATCAACTCCAGCTTATTTAAACGAGCTTTCTATTCTCAAAATAAAAATCAATTGACCTCAAAATCGCCTAAAGTAAGTTCATTCAAAATAGTTTATATCAAGTTTCTTTTCCGGTCTTCCGTAATGGCTTTCATACACCTCGTATTCTCCGCTTTTTCTGTCAAAAACGAACCGATAAACCGTATAGAAATAAGGCAATTTGTCAACATACGGATTTCTGGCGTCGCTCAGAATTACAGTTACGAGTCCTTTTTCTTCAGAACCTTTTTCTTCAGAAACCGAATATACAGGATAATCAATTGCCTGGGGGACTGAGGCACTGTAAAGTTTTCCTACCCTTTCGGCATAGGCCTGAGCGTCAGGGACCTCTCTTGTTACTACTTTTTCAACGTAAAAGCTTTTTTTGATTCCTGACCAGTAGCTGACTTCCAGAAGCTTATGATAAGTATCACTATACGAGCCTATCCCAAAAGTAATATTATGCTGAATTATAAATCTACTTTTATATCCTTTCGTGAAATCGATGACGTTCTATGGAACTCCATAGTACCTTATCTTCCTCTACGGAAAACACATACAGGAAGGCCACGTGCAAATATGAGGAAGTTAATGAATGGTATTTTTTACGTTGTTCTGACTGGTTGTACGTGGAAAGACGTTCACAGGAGATATGGATCTAAGTCAACAGTTCATAGATTTCCTCTATATCTGTGTGAACATTGTATTTATCTGAAGATTTTCAATGGGCTTTTAAACAAAGGTTATGACTTGAAGAAAATAGATCTTTCTCATTGCTTTACTGATACAAAGGATATTCCGGCTAAAAAAGGGGAAATATCGGCTACTATGGACACAAAAAAATAAAAGGAATAAAAATAAGCGTTTTAGTAGACTTACAGGTTTTACATCTCTCGATTATCATTGTTCCTGCAAATAAAAATGATTCTACACTTTATATACCTACAAACAGGCCTTCCAAAGTAACAGCTGATGCAATGTGTGATACAGCTAAAATTAGAAAATATAACAGGAAAAGAGGAATAAAGTCTAATATACCAGTAAATAAAAGAAATCGGAAGAATAAAAAGAGAGGAAGATCAATAAAGGTAGATCAGGAAGAATACAAAAAGAAAAGCATAGTAGAAAGTTTCTTTAGTTGGATATAGTCATGCAAGAAAGTATTTCCGAGATATGAAATTAAAGAGACATCATATTTAGGAGTTGTAATGGTAGCAGTAATAATTAGAGTAAATGAGCTTTTGGGATAAGCTCAATAAGTAATTTTCTTATATCTGTACAAAATGATTATGTATATTTTCCGGATGTTGTTAAAATGAATTTTGAATTGAAAAAGTGGAAAAAAACCGATGTTGAAAACTTTTTCAAGTATTCCCACAATACAAAAATTACAAAAAACATGAGAGATTCTTTTCCCTCCACTTTAGATAACTGCAGAAAAACTGTAGAAAGCTTTAGCTGTAACGATGAAACACAACAGTGCTGCAGAGCAATTGTTGTGAACGGAGAAATTGCAGGGTGCATTGCATTATTCCTTAAAAGCGGTGTTTATTGTAAGAATGCAGAAATTGCATACTGGCTTGGTGAACCTTTTTGGGGCAGGGGAATAATGAGCAAATCAATAAAACAGCTTTGTCGGACAGCTTTTGAACAGTATGATATTGTCCGGATATTTGCAGAGCCTTATGCACAAAATATCGGCTCAAGAAAAGCTCTTGAAAAAGCCGGATTTGTTTTAGAGGGCATAATGAAGAAAGATGTCTATAAAAATGGTAATTTTTTTGATTATTGTATGTATGCTCTCGTGAAATAACTTGTGAAATCACTTCTGACTTATCAATGGTACAAACATTCTCAAATCCGAATTATAGAGAAACTTTAATTTCTAATTGATCAACAACTCAAGTGTTCTTCGAAAGAATTGAGTATGCTCATAATTCACGGTTATGCTTTTTTTCGTTTCCTAATCGAATGGTCCGTACGATGAAGAATATTACTGTGCCAAATATGATTATCATAAAAATAGGTAAAAAAATGATTGACAAAGGCTGCGCAGTTACTGTATGATAATTCAGGTAAAAGAACATAGCTAAGATCTCAACTTTCATGAATATAATTAGATTCTTTGTACTGAGGTACACAGCTTCTTTGTTTTCATCTGTTATTTGAACAGGAACATTCCAAATCTGTGGAAAAAAAGATACTACAGTCATGAAAATATAAAGCAAAATACTTATGGTTGGTAAAATAAGGGTTTGATATTTACTTCCCCAGCTATCGATTTCACCCAGTGCATTATAGTGCATAGGAACTTGTTGAGGAATTTGATCCCACTGTGTGTAAATAAAAACGATCATCCCGACTAAAAATAGAAGTCCTATAATTTCCAAAGCAAGTTGGAGTTTAGTATACTTCAATTTCATAGTGAGATTCTCCCTAATAAATAAAACACAAGCTTCTATTGCTTGTATTATCTGTCTTTGGCACATGTCCTATTTTTAGTAAAAGGGAACAAACTCTTCAATTGTACAAAATATATAGGCAGCATATAGCGCTAATGTACTTATAACTTACTTCTACAAGAAGCTAAAAATGGAAGAAGAGATTGTTTTAGATCTCCTATTCAATAGTCCCTTCTTAAGTATCTTCACTGTGGTCTCTTAAATATGTGACCATCTTGCAAAGTACAGCATTCCTTCTTCGTACACACCAGTGATATTTACTATGGCAACATTTTAGCATCAAATGATGTGTCTATGAACTGATTATTTCCTCTGTATATTCCCACATGAGTGGCAAGCCAGTATATTCTACCGTTCTGGGGAACGTCTTTTTGCCAGAAGATCACATCTCTGGGAGATGGAGAGCTTGTATTTACATAATCTGTATTATTTTTCATATCAGGTACTTTCTGGAAAAATATATCTTTGGCGCCTACCTAGCTGTATACTTGACATACTAAGTGAGAACAGTCAATGGCAGTTGTATTATTGCCCCCATGTACGGATTTAACTCCAAGTCAGTTGTTTGCGGCTTCTACTGTTGCGTTTTCTGAGGTTCCGATAGGAGCTGCTACTCTAGGGGGTATGAATGCTATTAAAATAGCCAGAAGGAATGGGACTATTAATCTTTCTTTACTTCTCTTCTTCTCTTCATTTTTTTCTTATCAATATCCGTGTTTTTACTGGTGTCAAGTAATCATCAAGGATTCAATAATTCCAAATAATTGTAATCGATTTTATGCGACATTTTGTTGTCGACTCGACGTTGGCCTAATTATTGTAAAGGCTTGTTTATTATACCTTAAAATAAATTTATTTTCACAACAGCATCAAGATCTTTTCCAGAAAGTTGTTTAATGCATTCACTAACAGTTTTTCCAGCGAACTCCTTGCTTTTTGTCTTAGAAAGTCTCTCTTCAACAGAAACAAGAATAGGATCCATATTTTTCCGTATTCTTGAAACAAAATATCCCCCATTTTCCTCAACCCTTGCAAACATCTGAGTTTTGTAAAAACCAAGATCAACAAGCAGAATACGGGCTTTGATCCAGGGACCTATTTTTAATGTCTTTATCTCAGCTGTTTTTTCAGAATACAGGGCAACTGTTTTAGGTCCGTTAGCAACTGCACTTACCATAACTCCAACTTTTATTCCTGCAGCTACTGTTCTTGATCTTGCTGCAGGAAATTTGTCTGCTAACGAGGAATGGAGACGAACAATTGTGCTATCCTGAATGACAACATCTTGGAAGGTTTCGAGTTTCTTGCTAAGTTTCCTACCAGGTTCTTTTGCAAGCTCTTCCATGCCATGAATTACACACTGGTGAAGAAACTCAACAAGTTCTGGAGTGAAACGATAGTACCAGCTGCTATCACTTATGTTTTTTCGTGACTCAGTTTCATATTCTTGTTTTAAACTGGCAAGTGTACGCTGCAAGCGGACACCAAAACCGAGAGTTAAAACCCAAAAGATAATGACAGGGTAAATTTTACGTTCACGTACTATAAGACCAGTTTCTTTGGCAGTTTGCCTTAACCACTCTTCGAGAAACATTTCCCGAAGAGAGTCTTCAAGAGTAGGTGGGGGACGAGGAGACATAGATACAGAGATATTTAGATTACTAATATAAAAAAACACATACAAGAGAAGGAATTTAATGCTTAACCGATGACGTATGAGCAACTATGTGGTGTATTCAGAAATCAAAAACGATATCATTCAATTTTCACCAAATGCCACTAAAAAGCAAAATTATTTGCATCTGTTGTAATCGTACTATCAGGAAAAATATTGATTTTCAAAAAAATACTGCGGAATGTGGATTCTATATTCGTTTTTATTCAAATAGCGAGACGGCCAACTATTTATATCCAGCCGGATAAAATCTCTTTAAAGGTAAATTTCAGGAGGTTTTTAGACATGGAGATT harbors:
- a CDS encoding NlpC/P60 family protein, with protein sequence MKNNTDYVNTSSPSPRDVIFWQKDVPQNGRIYWLATHVGIYRGNNQFIDTSFDAKMLP
- a CDS encoding transposase, whose protein sequence is MGYYGHKKIKGIKISVLVDLQVLHLSIIIVPANKNDSTLYIPTNRPSKVTADAMCDTAKIRKYNRKRGIKSNIPVNKRNRKNKKRGRSIKVDQEEYKKKSIVESFFSWI
- a CDS encoding DUF1648 domain-containing protein, giving the protein MKLKYTKLQLALEIIGLLFLVGMIVFIYTQWDQIPQQVPMHYNALGEIDSWGSKYQTLILPTISILLYIFMTVVSFFPQIWNVPVQITDENKEAVYLSTKNLIIFMKVEILAMFFYLNYHTVTAQPLSIIFLPIFMIIIFGTVIFFIVRTIRLGNEKKHNREL
- a CDS encoding superoxide dismutase, whose amino-acid sequence is MTKGLYKLPDLKYGYGDLAPYMSEEQLKLHHDKHHQAYVTNANAAIEMMDKARKEGTDFDYKSTAKALSFNLGGHILHNYFWWEMTPESNASKEAVGELAEVIKDNFGSFDRFKKEFTQVASSVEGSGWAALTFCNDTNRLMIMQIEKHNVNVAPDYPILMALDVWEHAYYIDYKNNRGKFIEGFWNILNWEEIDKYFTKIQK
- a CDS encoding transposase, which translates into the protein MLNYKSTFISFREIDDVLWNSIVPYLPLRKTHTGRPRANMRKLMNGIFYVVLTGCTWKDVHRRYGSKSTVHRFPLYLCEHCIYLKIFNGLLNKGYDLKKIDLSHCFTDTKDIPAKKGEISATMDTKK
- a CDS encoding GNAT family N-acetyltransferase, with the translated sequence MNFELKKWKKTDVENFFKYSHNTKITKNMRDSFPSTLDNCRKTVESFSCNDETQQCCRAIVVNGEIAGCIALFLKSGVYCKNAEIAYWLGEPFWGRGIMSKSIKQLCRTAFEQYDIVRIFAEPYAQNIGSRKALEKAGFVLEGIMKKDVYKNGNFFDYCMYALVK
- a CDS encoding pentapeptide repeat-containing protein, producing MGRCKYKFKGTYDNFKCPLESEEGSEYCYWHQKIEGKKPSQDQLNFLKDNKILGVFLQKVNLNYADLRGINLILANLKGSSFYKANLRKANLDSANFQGSDLKEANLEDAHLPRADLQGAKFFRTNLKGACLIFARLENYSLTTVNFQNADLGYANLTNSDLSGANLSRVNLKYATLENANLRGCKLIEANLLYSDLSKSDLAYSDLSGADLSYADIRQASLVGTIFDSKSILEDTKLIGSNISSSYVDETKTFRNAIFFKSTKISEKEINEFVADTLSTEKLFLFILNKQIIFDVKKIEDFESDSVFVLNALNKAEIIRYIGYGKSLNIFKVIFYKDLIDAYQKGEISYKIKEKFDDLVFYKKPNENISLWNKIPVLKNYMIAIVNADFLFDDRKEFLFEFADFLSSYRKELLYESSFEIYTKLYNFYSSNGDSLQAKHSHYRANESYRKLLLTKGGFKNNIRARVFDGFILKVLAGHGDQIWNPIFSSMIGIILFGFCFWKINGIIVQGREVKLIDYLYFSLTTFTGYSFPNIQPDISITLMQPLVMGETVFGLMMVSLIIFVITYQISR
- a CDS encoding metal-dependent hydrolase; protein product: MVNSLSHLGIGFLIALALGFKGKKRNALGFLAILPDLDFIPYFLFALISGSVSHEARNQLFYLLGHREFLHSILFILLVTLFIWIKTKDRLFTAAGFAAIFSHVYLDYATSWKMRPFYPFSTETSTLGAIYFFDPLANILPLLPIFFLLVAYMKSRGKWKGKFNNFCALVTKNRSKLYPALLIVLVVWIAVLPVAKLFLVNYISGSEGAKISYQDTYPSSVGKFISAYSYNSTHYRIMEVSYWSGIEKSDYIEKINVTGAVPDASAYVERAGKLYSTAVPQEIDYPVYSISEENGSVNVTLSDARYQYVKYWAYFKTVYRFVFDKESGKYVAYAREQEGRGEKLEENYFG
- a CDS encoding ATP-binding protein — protein: MEKSQLRQVIIDQQESFRKVEELVYRDIDLERYLRGNEIVIISGIRRCGKSSLLKLIAGQLEGVKFYVDFDDIRLSDFEVKNFQDLQDLIIEFYREELDKSGTGQVYYFFDEIQNVPLWERWLNNLYKEGKKVFATGSNSQLLSSEISTFLTGRNKVLKLFPFSFRELLRLKGIEITGEKIESGMLTSSRKAEIFSYFLEYFEKGGFPLVLISGDLELSRGYFEDILNKDVLVRYNIKEVRALKDLVLFLLSNVGRAYSYPTLRKITGIKSLSTIKNYLDYFQNVFLLYQLPRFDYSLKKQKVSSSKIYTIDNSFLKTVAFNFSENKGQRLENLVFVELLRREKELYYHSEKKECDFVLREGMRIKEAIQVSVDLNSPETRKREIEGLIEAMTTYKLDSGLILTFEEDDILDAGGKKIILKPVWKWLLE